Proteins from one Mycobacterium sp. SMC-2 genomic window:
- a CDS encoding arylsulfatase yields the protein MVDLPRGNEGFDKVINPSAEASTPVKPSIVYPPAGAPNVVVVLLDDVGFGAAATFGGPVPTPALDRVAGAGLRYNQFHTTALCSPTRAALLTGRNHHSAHMGTICEIAYGFPGYDSVIPQSTATVAQVLRLNGYSTALFGKAHFTPTWETGPAGPFDRWPTGLGFERFYGFLGGDTSQYEPALYDQITPVEPYLGRDDYHLTEDLADKATDWIRLQKTSAPDKPFFLYFAPGATHSPHQVWPEWSDRFAGQFDDGWDALRQRTYARQVEMGVIPSDARLTPRPEQIPAWTDYDDRYKPVARRLMEVYAGFLAHTDAQIGRVIDAIEGLGQWDNTLFIYLCGDNGASAEGTIHGAWSSPAFQNGMPEDPEWLLAHVTDFGTRRCENHYNVGWAWALDAPFQWMKQVASHFGGTRNGLAISWPHGITAAGEQRSQFHHVIDIVPTILEATGIQMPARVNGVDQKPVEGVSMRYSFDDAAVASRRTTQYFEIFGNRAVYHDGWIASCFHGRLPWIRAQRATPFGDTECWELYHLADDFSQGVDLAAQRPDKLAELKGVFDTEARKYDVYPLSDATLARALPVNRPSLLADRTSVTYYAGQVRIPEPVTLSYTSASFQLRAQLAIPTGGAEGVVISIGGAMAGWSLYLRDGIPHFAYNYFGHELTTVKADESLPEGSVALGVSFDYDGGGLGRGASVSLHVNDAEVASGRLERTVPFRFSMSGETLDIGTDTGSPVAPYGHDFRFTGRIDRIDATVRPQPADLAAAIAEAETRAALGAQ from the coding sequence ATGGTTGACCTGCCCCGCGGGAACGAAGGGTTCGACAAGGTCATCAATCCCTCGGCCGAGGCATCCACACCAGTCAAACCCTCGATCGTCTATCCACCCGCCGGCGCTCCCAATGTCGTCGTGGTATTGCTCGACGACGTCGGATTCGGTGCCGCGGCAACGTTCGGCGGGCCCGTCCCGACCCCGGCGCTGGACCGCGTCGCCGGTGCGGGGTTGCGCTACAACCAATTCCACACGACCGCGCTGTGCTCTCCGACGCGCGCCGCACTGCTGACGGGTCGCAACCACCACAGCGCACACATGGGCACCATCTGCGAGATCGCCTACGGATTCCCGGGTTACGACAGCGTGATACCGCAGAGCACCGCCACGGTTGCGCAGGTGCTGCGGCTGAACGGCTACAGCACCGCGCTGTTCGGCAAGGCGCACTTCACCCCGACATGGGAGACCGGACCCGCGGGCCCATTCGACCGCTGGCCGACCGGACTCGGATTCGAACGCTTCTATGGCTTCCTGGGCGGGGACACTTCCCAGTACGAACCCGCGCTCTACGACCAGATCACGCCCGTCGAGCCGTACCTTGGCCGCGACGACTACCACCTGACCGAAGACCTCGCCGACAAGGCGACCGACTGGATCCGGCTGCAGAAGACGTCGGCACCGGACAAGCCGTTCTTTCTTTACTTCGCGCCCGGCGCTACCCATAGTCCCCACCAGGTGTGGCCGGAATGGTCGGATCGGTTCGCCGGCCAATTCGACGACGGCTGGGATGCCTTGCGACAACGGACCTATGCCCGACAAGTCGAAATGGGCGTCATCCCCTCCGACGCCAGGCTGACACCGCGACCCGAGCAGATACCCGCGTGGACCGACTACGACGACCGCTACAAGCCGGTGGCCCGGCGATTGATGGAGGTCTACGCCGGCTTCTTGGCCCATACCGACGCCCAAATCGGGCGGGTCATCGACGCCATTGAAGGGCTAGGACAGTGGGACAATACGTTGTTCATCTACCTGTGCGGCGACAACGGCGCGTCGGCGGAGGGAACGATACACGGCGCCTGGAGCTCACCGGCGTTCCAGAACGGGATGCCCGAAGACCCCGAATGGCTGCTGGCCCACGTGACCGACTTCGGCACGCGGCGATGCGAAAACCACTATAACGTCGGCTGGGCATGGGCGCTCGACGCACCCTTCCAATGGATGAAACAAGTGGCGTCGCATTTCGGGGGAACCCGCAACGGACTGGCGATCTCGTGGCCGCACGGCATCACTGCGGCGGGCGAGCAGCGCAGCCAGTTCCACCATGTCATCGACATCGTCCCCACCATCCTTGAAGCGACCGGCATCCAGATGCCCGCCCGCGTCAATGGTGTCGACCAGAAGCCGGTCGAGGGTGTCAGCATGCGGTACTCGTTCGACGACGCCGCCGTGGCCAGTCGCCGAACCACGCAGTATTTCGAGATCTTCGGTAATCGCGCCGTGTACCACGATGGTTGGATCGCCTCGTGTTTTCACGGCCGACTGCCCTGGATCCGCGCCCAGCGTGCGACCCCATTCGGCGACACCGAATGCTGGGAGCTCTACCACCTCGCCGATGACTTCAGCCAGGGCGTCGACCTTGCCGCGCAACGTCCCGACAAGCTCGCCGAGCTCAAGGGCGTATTCGACACCGAGGCGCGCAAATACGACGTCTACCCGCTCAGTGATGCGACGCTGGCCCGCGCGCTGCCCGTCAACCGGCCAAGCCTGCTGGCCGACCGTACCTCGGTTACCTACTACGCCGGGCAGGTGCGCATTCCCGAGCCGGTGACGCTGAGCTACACCAGCGCCTCCTTCCAGCTACGGGCGCAACTGGCCATACCGACGGGTGGCGCAGAGGGAGTGGTGATCAGCATCGGCGGGGCGATGGCCGGTTGGAGTTTGTACCTACGCGATGGCATTCCGCACTTTGCCTACAACTATTTCGGCCACGAGCTCACCACCGTGAAGGCTGACGAATCTCTACCGGAAGGCTCAGTCGCACTGGGGGTTTCTTTCGACTACGACGGCGGTGGGCTGGGGAGAGGCGCCTCGGTGTCACTGCACGTCAACGATGCCGAGGTCGCCAGCGGGCGCCTCGAGCGGACTGTGCCGTTTCGCTTCTCGATGAGCGGCGAGACGCTGGACATCGGCACCGACACCGGTTCCCCCGTCGCGCCGTACGGGCACGATTTCCGGTTCACGGGCCGTATCGACCGAATCGACGCAACCGTGCGTCCGCAACCCGCCGACCTGGCCGCGGCGATCGCCGAGGCGGAGACGCGCGCGGCGCTGGGAGCGCAATAA
- the tpx gene encoding thiol peroxidase, with protein sequence MAQITLRGNPINTVGELPGVGSPAPAFSLTGSDLGEVSSDQLGGKPVVLNIFPSVDTPVCAASVRTFNERAAASGATVVCVSKDLPFAFARFCGAEGIENVKTASAFRSSFGEDYGITINDGPMAGLLARAIVVVGPDGKVTYTELVPEIGQEPNYDAALAAAG encoded by the coding sequence ATGGCACAGATAACGTTGCGAGGAAACCCAATCAACACCGTCGGCGAACTGCCTGGCGTCGGATCCCCGGCGCCGGCCTTCAGCCTGACGGGCAGCGACCTGGGGGAGGTCAGTAGCGACCAGCTCGGCGGTAAGCCCGTGGTGCTCAACATCTTCCCGTCGGTGGACACACCGGTATGCGCGGCCAGCGTGCGGACCTTCAACGAGCGCGCTGCCGCCAGCGGTGCCACGGTGGTATGCGTGTCGAAGGATCTGCCGTTCGCGTTCGCCCGGTTCTGCGGGGCGGAGGGCATCGAGAACGTGAAGACGGCGTCGGCGTTCCGCAGCAGCTTCGGCGAGGACTACGGCATCACCATCAACGACGGCCCGATGGCCGGTCTGCTCGCCCGAGCCATCGTGGTGGTCGGCCCCGACGGCAAGGTCACCTACACGGAGTTGGTGCCGGAGATCGGCCAGGAGCCCAACTACGACGCGGCGCTGGCCGCGGCGGGCTAG
- a CDS encoding bile acid:sodium symporter family protein: MADAARIAFQLSLFVVILGYGLTVQFADVTYLLRLPDLLARSLLSVLVVAPVIAAVLVSALDLRPQVAIALVTLAISPLPPLLPRRGEKAGGRTQYGLGLVIVLAVLAVPVIFLAASLIGRVFGRQYVAHPLAIAELMLMSVLVPLVAGMVIRRRWPRIASRVEGPIDRVQRLALPVAMVILLVAAAPSMWKLLGESTLVAMVLFVGSTVVVGHVLGGPEHQSSAVLAFASSCRHPATALTIASANFPNADEHGAVALYGLVTAGIGAIYTFWMRRHAAAAPA, from the coding sequence ATGGCCGATGCGGCACGGATTGCCTTTCAGCTCAGCCTTTTCGTGGTGATCCTCGGTTACGGGTTGACCGTTCAGTTCGCTGACGTCACCTACCTGCTGCGCCTGCCGGATCTGTTGGCCCGTTCGCTGTTGTCCGTGCTGGTCGTGGCGCCGGTGATCGCCGCAGTATTGGTGTCCGCTTTGGACCTGCGGCCCCAAGTGGCCATTGCGCTTGTCACTCTGGCGATTTCACCTTTACCGCCGCTGCTGCCCCGGCGGGGGGAAAAGGCCGGCGGGCGCACGCAGTACGGGCTCGGCCTTGTCATCGTGCTGGCCGTCCTGGCCGTTCCGGTGATCTTTCTGGCGGCGTCCTTGATCGGGCGCGTGTTCGGGCGCCAGTATGTCGCACACCCTTTGGCAATCGCGGAGCTCATGTTGATGTCGGTGTTGGTGCCGCTCGTCGCGGGCATGGTGATCCGAAGGCGCTGGCCGCGGATCGCCTCCCGTGTCGAAGGTCCGATCGACCGTGTGCAGCGGTTGGCCCTGCCGGTGGCCATGGTCATCCTCCTGGTCGCCGCGGCGCCGAGCATGTGGAAGCTCTTGGGCGAATCGACATTGGTGGCGATGGTGCTGTTCGTGGGCAGCACGGTCGTCGTCGGGCATGTGCTCGGCGGGCCCGAACACCAGTCATCGGCGGTGTTGGCTTTCGCCAGCAGCTGCCGTCATCCCGCAACGGCGTTGACCATCGCATCGGCGAACTTTCCCAACGCGGACGAACACGGAGCCGTTGCGCTCTACGGTCTGGTCACCGCCGGGATAGGCGCGATCTACACCTTCTGGATGCGACGGCACGCGGCCGCAGCACCGGCCTGA
- a CDS encoding SDR family oxidoreductase encodes MNVLKLFDLRGKRALVTGASSGIGKKVAQAYLQAGADVAIAARRAEGLEQVAREIAADGEGRVVPIRCDVTQPDQVTEMLDRVTAELGGIDVAVCNAGIVAVTPMLDMSLEEFERIQNTNVTGVFLTAQAAARAMVRQGQGGAIITTASMSGHIINIPQQVGHYCTSKAAVIHLTKAMAVEFAPHNIRVNSVSPGYIRTELVEPLADYHRLWEPKIPLGRMGRPEELTGLYLYLASEASSYMTGSDIVIDGGYTCP; translated from the coding sequence ATGAACGTCTTGAAGTTGTTTGATCTGCGTGGCAAGCGGGCGCTGGTGACCGGGGCATCCAGCGGCATCGGGAAGAAAGTGGCGCAGGCGTATCTGCAGGCGGGCGCCGACGTGGCCATTGCCGCGCGGCGTGCCGAGGGCCTGGAACAGGTGGCCCGGGAGATCGCGGCGGACGGTGAAGGCAGGGTCGTGCCCATCCGCTGCGACGTGACCCAGCCCGATCAGGTGACCGAGATGCTGGACCGGGTGACCGCGGAGTTGGGCGGCATCGACGTCGCCGTCTGCAACGCTGGCATCGTCGCGGTGACCCCGATGCTGGACATGTCTCTGGAAGAGTTCGAACGCATCCAAAACACCAATGTCACAGGTGTTTTCCTGACCGCGCAAGCGGCCGCGAGGGCGATGGTCCGCCAGGGTCAGGGCGGCGCCATCATCACCACGGCCTCGATGTCGGGCCACATCATCAACATCCCGCAGCAGGTGGGCCACTACTGCACATCCAAGGCGGCCGTCATTCATCTCACCAAGGCCATGGCCGTGGAGTTCGCACCGCACAACATCCGGGTCAACAGCGTCAGCCCCGGATACATCCGCACCGAACTCGTGGAGCCGCTGGCCGATTACCACCGCCTCTGGGAGCCGAAGATACCGCTCGGGCGGATGGGCCGCCCCGAGGAGCTCACCGGCCTGTACCTCTACCTGGCCAGCGAGGCTTCCAGCTACATGACCGGATCCGACATCGTGATCGACGGTGGATACACCTGCCCGTAG
- a CDS encoding YqjF family protein has product MTATPGDPDGSESLTGYPVIAPPLRGPVTFDQRWRDLTFIHWPVRPDTVEAMYPPGTRPDVFVDGMTYVGLVPFVMESTKVGSALPLPYFGSFPETNVRLYSVDDSGRHGVLFRSLETSRLAVVPVIRAGLGVPYTWARMRMNRHGDRVTYHSVRRWPRRGLRSRIEVAIGGPVEPTPLEIWLTARWGAHTRKAGRTWWVPNEHQTWPLHAADIVELDDELVAASMVRPAGDRLRALFSPGVRTRFGRRSVVA; this is encoded by the coding sequence ATGACCGCGACGCCCGGCGACCCCGACGGGAGCGAAAGCCTCACGGGCTACCCGGTCATCGCACCGCCGCTTCGCGGACCCGTCACCTTCGACCAGCGCTGGCGTGATCTCACCTTCATCCATTGGCCGGTGCGGCCCGACACGGTCGAAGCGATGTACCCGCCCGGCACCCGACCCGACGTCTTCGTCGACGGAATGACCTACGTTGGGTTGGTTCCGTTTGTCATGGAGAGCACCAAAGTTGGTTCCGCACTTCCGCTTCCGTACTTCGGCAGCTTCCCCGAGACGAACGTCCGGCTGTATTCCGTCGACGACTCCGGCCGGCACGGTGTGCTGTTCCGGTCGCTGGAAACGTCGCGGCTGGCCGTCGTGCCGGTCATCCGGGCCGGCCTCGGGGTTCCCTATACCTGGGCGAGGATGCGGATGAACCGGCACGGCGACCGCGTCACGTACCACAGCGTGCGCCGGTGGCCCCGCCGCGGGTTGCGCAGTCGCATCGAGGTGGCCATCGGCGGCCCCGTGGAACCGACACCGCTGGAAATCTGGCTCACCGCCCGCTGGGGCGCGCACACCCGCAAGGCCGGCCGCACCTGGTGGGTACCGAACGAACACCAAACCTGGCCCTTGCACGCGGCCGACATCGTCGAGCTGGACGACGAATTGGTGGCGGCCAGCATGGTGCGCCCCGCCGGCGACCGGTTGCGCGCGCTGTTTTCGCCAGGTGTGCGAACCCGTTTCGGGCGCCGCAGTGTTGTCGCATAG
- a CDS encoding GlxA family transcriptional regulator yields the protein MARKVVIAGFPGVQALDVVGPHDVFTGASLLTGGGYEVILASVGGQAIATPTGLAFVAAPLPDPGSPVDTVVLPGGGGVDAARSDAELIGWIKSVAATARRVVTVCTGAFLAAEAGLLDGQRVTTHWAFAGRLAREFPAIDVDADPIFVRSSDTVWTAAGVTAGIDLALSLVEEDHGTEIAQTVARWLVLYLRRPGGQTQFAAPVWMPRAKRNSIRAVQEAIEAEPGGEHSIDELARRAAMSPRHFTRVFTAEVGEAPGQYVERIRTEAARRQLEETDDTVVAIATRCGFGTAETMRRNFLRRVGIPPDQYRKAFA from the coding sequence ATGGCTCGCAAGGTGGTGATCGCCGGGTTTCCCGGCGTGCAGGCCCTCGATGTGGTGGGACCACACGACGTCTTCACCGGCGCATCCCTGCTCACCGGGGGCGGGTACGAGGTCATCCTGGCCTCCGTCGGCGGCCAGGCGATCGCCACTCCGACGGGACTGGCCTTTGTCGCGGCGCCGTTGCCGGACCCGGGTTCCCCCGTAGACACCGTCGTGCTGCCCGGCGGCGGCGGTGTCGACGCCGCGCGGTCGGACGCCGAGCTGATCGGCTGGATCAAAAGCGTCGCCGCAACCGCCCGCCGCGTGGTCACGGTCTGCACCGGCGCGTTCCTGGCGGCCGAGGCGGGACTGCTGGACGGGCAGCGGGTGACCACGCACTGGGCCTTCGCCGGGCGGCTGGCCCGCGAGTTTCCCGCGATCGACGTCGACGCCGATCCGATCTTCGTCCGCAGCTCGGACACCGTGTGGACGGCCGCGGGTGTCACCGCGGGGATCGACCTGGCGCTCTCGCTCGTCGAGGAGGACCACGGCACCGAAATTGCCCAGACGGTTGCCCGCTGGCTGGTCCTGTACCTGCGCCGGCCCGGTGGGCAGACACAGTTCGCGGCCCCGGTGTGGATGCCGCGCGCCAAACGGAACTCGATCCGCGCGGTGCAGGAGGCCATCGAGGCGGAGCCGGGCGGCGAGCACAGCATCGACGAGCTGGCGCGTCGGGCGGCGATGAGCCCGCGGCACTTCACCCGCGTGTTCACCGCGGAGGTCGGCGAGGCGCCCGGCCAGTACGTCGAGCGGATCCGTACGGAAGCCGCGCGCCGGCAGTTGGAGGAGACCGACGACACCGTCGTCGCGATCGCCACCCGCTGCGGCTTCGGCACCGCGGAGACCATGCGGCGCAACTTCCTTCGCCGGGTCGGCATTCCGCCGGACCAGTACCGCAAGGCATTCGCCTGA
- a CDS encoding DJ-1/PfpI family protein — translation MTQIAIVTYPGFTALDMIGPYEVLRNLPDAEVRFVWHEAGPITADSGVLVIGATHSLTETPSPDVVLVPGGPSTPVHARDDVLLDWLRRVHQTARWTTSVCSGSVILAAAGLLEGRRATSHWLTVPALKAFGAVPVGDERIVHEDDVVTCAGVSAGLDMALWLAGEIGGEARAKAIQLLIEYDPQPPYDSGHLSKASATTKAAATALLSRDSMKPANMKAATMLAWEQVLAAVRSRRRRRQPTPA, via the coding sequence ATGACTCAAATCGCGATCGTGACCTATCCGGGCTTCACCGCGCTGGACATGATCGGCCCGTATGAGGTGCTGCGCAACCTGCCGGATGCCGAGGTGCGGTTCGTCTGGCACGAGGCGGGCCCGATCACGGCCGACTCGGGCGTGCTGGTCATCGGGGCCACCCACTCGTTGACCGAAACGCCTTCGCCCGACGTCGTTCTCGTGCCCGGTGGCCCGTCGACACCGGTCCATGCCCGCGACGACGTACTGCTGGATTGGCTGCGCCGGGTCCACCAAACCGCCCGATGGACGACGTCGGTGTGCTCGGGGTCGGTGATCCTGGCGGCCGCGGGCCTACTCGAAGGACGCCGCGCCACGTCGCACTGGCTGACAGTCCCGGCGTTGAAGGCGTTCGGCGCCGTCCCGGTGGGCGACGAGCGGATCGTCCACGAGGACGACGTCGTCACCTGTGCGGGGGTGTCGGCGGGACTCGACATGGCGCTCTGGCTGGCCGGCGAGATCGGCGGCGAAGCCCGCGCCAAGGCGATCCAACTGCTAATCGAATACGACCCACAGCCGCCGTATGACTCCGGCCATCTGTCGAAGGCGTCGGCGACCACGAAGGCGGCCGCCACCGCGCTCTTGTCCAGGGACAGCATGAAGCCGGCCAACATGAAGGCGGCCACGATGCTGGCGTGGGAGCAGGTGCTGGCGGCCGTGCGGTCGCGGCGACGGAGGCGACAGCCGACCCCCGCCTAG
- a CDS encoding nuclear transport factor 2 family protein has translation MGKFTRAEIEQAIENYTRVVEGCSSSGDWRPFADLFTEDVVYTEHHYGVFHGREAVRDWIVAVMAPFPHMRFPSGWTAYDEDNDAVVVMIKNLLDHPTDPKGEPFWFPNWTRLVYAGNGLFSSEEDIYNPNRDAPGVVAAWLEAGGKLASEEILQPNA, from the coding sequence ATGGGCAAATTCACCAGGGCAGAAATCGAGCAAGCCATCGAGAACTACACGCGGGTCGTGGAGGGGTGCAGCTCCTCGGGCGATTGGCGCCCGTTCGCCGACCTTTTCACCGAGGATGTCGTCTACACCGAACATCACTACGGAGTGTTTCACGGCCGCGAGGCCGTGCGGGACTGGATCGTCGCCGTCATGGCGCCCTTCCCGCACATGCGATTTCCGTCCGGCTGGACCGCCTATGACGAGGACAACGACGCCGTCGTCGTGATGATCAAGAATCTGCTCGATCACCCGACGGATCCAAAGGGTGAGCCCTTCTGGTTCCCGAACTGGACCCGGCTCGTCTACGCGGGCAACGGCTTGTTCTCCAGCGAGGAGGACATCTACAACCCCAACCGCGACGCCCCCGGTGTGGTGGCCGCCTGGCTGGAGGCCGGCGGCAAGCTCGCGTCCGAGGAGATCCTGCAGCCCAACGCGTGA
- a CDS encoding GAP family protein: MWSSLIPLILGCALEPIEIVITIMLLGTPSRVRSAGAWVAGHVSTRLLQGLLFGTMLHWGKREADSSHPHHWIVSTVLLVVAVLFLVTAARELFSGDNPNAPPPKWMTMLTSATPSKAFLIGAGVITVSVKAWVFTLAAISVIGNANLSRPANIGSYVLFVALAASANLLIVGAAAFFPQRSRALLDRVLRWLQAHDRPIVIVAGLIFGTWFAVKALRGFGIV; this comes from the coding sequence ATGTGGAGCAGCCTTATTCCGTTGATCCTTGGCTGCGCGCTCGAACCGATCGAGATCGTCATCACGATCATGCTGCTCGGCACCCCGTCGCGCGTGCGGTCGGCCGGCGCCTGGGTCGCGGGGCATGTCAGCACGCGCCTGCTGCAAGGCCTCCTCTTCGGCACGATGCTGCATTGGGGCAAGCGCGAAGCCGACTCCAGTCACCCGCACCACTGGATCGTGTCCACCGTGCTGTTGGTGGTGGCCGTGCTGTTTTTGGTTACCGCGGCGCGGGAGTTGTTCAGTGGCGACAACCCCAACGCCCCACCACCGAAGTGGATGACCATGCTGACGTCGGCCACACCCAGCAAGGCCTTCCTCATCGGCGCCGGCGTCATCACCGTGTCGGTAAAAGCCTGGGTCTTCACGCTGGCGGCGATCAGCGTGATCGGCAACGCGAACTTGAGCCGACCCGCCAATATCGGTTCGTACGTTCTTTTCGTGGCGCTTGCCGCGAGCGCGAACCTGCTCATAGTCGGTGCAGCAGCATTTTTTCCACAACGATCACGCGCCTTGTTGGACCGCGTCTTGCGCTGGCTGCAGGCACACGACCGGCCCATCGTGATCGTGGCAGGCCTGATTTTCGGTACCTGGTTCGCGGTAAAAGCCTTGCGCGGCTTCGGGATTGTGTAG
- a CDS encoding AMP-binding protein: MKSYDAGPVATPLLDETIGANFERTALAYPDVDALVDVAGNRRWTYAQLDSEIDCLARALMAVGIQRGDRVGIWSPNCPEWTILQYATAKIGAILVSVNPAYRTHELSHVLRDSGARLLMSATTFKSSDYRRMVDEVRSEARGLTDVVFLGTADWERLRQRAGEVTADELRCRTATLSPRDAINIQYTSGTTGAPKGATLSHLNILNNGFFVTELIRLGPGDRLCIPVPFYHCFGMVMGNLGCTTHGATMVIPAAGFDPAATLEAVEKERCAGLYGVPTMFIAMLGQPDLARRDLSSLRTGIMAGATCPVEVMKRCIDELKLSELSIAYGMTETSPVSCQTRIDDDLEHRTTTVGRVHPHVEIKVIDVGSGKLVERGKPGELCTRGYSVMLGYWHDDDRTREVIDRDGWMHTGDLAVMHDDGYCEVVGRIKDVVIRGGENLYPREIEDFLHTHPDIDAVQVVGVPDAKYGEEICAWIKMRPDRPPLDADAVRAFCLGKLAHYKVPRYVHIVDEFPMTVTGKVRKVDMRAETVRLLGLEPEN; this comes from the coding sequence GTGAAGTCCTACGACGCGGGGCCCGTCGCCACCCCACTGCTGGACGAGACCATCGGGGCGAACTTCGAGCGCACCGCGCTGGCGTACCCCGACGTCGACGCGCTTGTCGACGTGGCCGGTAACCGGCGGTGGACCTACGCCCAACTCGACAGTGAGATCGACTGTCTCGCCCGCGCTTTGATGGCCGTCGGCATCCAGCGCGGCGACCGGGTCGGGATCTGGTCCCCCAATTGCCCCGAATGGACGATCCTTCAGTACGCCACGGCCAAGATCGGGGCCATCCTCGTCTCGGTCAATCCCGCATATCGAACTCACGAATTGTCTCATGTGTTGCGCGATTCGGGCGCTCGGCTGTTGATGTCCGCGACAACCTTCAAGAGCTCCGACTACCGCCGAATGGTTGACGAGGTCCGTTCCGAGGCCCGCGGATTAACCGATGTCGTGTTCCTGGGCACCGCCGACTGGGAGCGGCTGCGGCAGCGCGCCGGCGAGGTGACCGCTGACGAATTGCGGTGCCGGACGGCCACCCTCAGCCCGCGGGATGCGATCAACATTCAATACACCTCGGGCACAACGGGAGCCCCCAAGGGGGCCACCTTGTCGCACCTCAACATCCTCAACAACGGGTTCTTCGTCACCGAACTCATCCGGCTCGGGCCCGGCGATCGACTCTGCATCCCGGTGCCGTTCTACCACTGCTTCGGCATGGTGATGGGCAATCTGGGCTGCACCACCCACGGGGCCACCATGGTGATTCCGGCGGCCGGCTTCGATCCCGCCGCGACGCTGGAGGCGGTCGAAAAGGAGCGCTGCGCAGGCCTCTACGGCGTGCCCACGATGTTCATCGCGATGCTCGGCCAGCCCGACCTCGCTCGTCGTGACCTGTCGTCGCTGCGCACCGGCATCATGGCGGGCGCCACCTGTCCGGTGGAGGTGATGAAGCGCTGCATCGACGAATTGAAACTGTCGGAGCTCTCGATCGCGTATGGCATGACGGAGACCTCCCCGGTGTCCTGCCAGACCCGCATCGACGACGACCTAGAGCATCGAACGACCACGGTGGGCCGGGTTCATCCGCACGTCGAGATCAAAGTCATCGACGTCGGCAGCGGCAAGCTCGTGGAGCGGGGGAAGCCGGGTGAGCTATGCACCCGCGGCTACTCGGTGATGTTGGGTTACTGGCACGACGACGACCGAACTCGAGAGGTCATCGATCGCGACGGATGGATGCACACCGGAGACCTGGCGGTCATGCACGACGACGGTTATTGCGAAGTGGTCGGGCGCATCAAGGACGTGGTCATCCGCGGCGGTGAGAATCTGTACCCACGAGAGATCGAGGACTTCCTGCACACTCACCCGGACATCGACGCCGTGCAGGTTGTCGGCGTTCCCGACGCCAAGTACGGCGAGGAAATCTGCGCCTGGATCAAGATGCGGCCCGACCGTCCACCGTTAGACGCGGATGCCGTGCGGGCGTTTTGCCTCGGGAAACTCGCGCACTACAAGGTTCCGCGGTATGTCCACATCGTCGACGAGTTCCCGATGACGGTCACCGGGAAGGTGCGCAAGGTCGACATGCGGGCCGAAACGGTGCGACTGCTCGGGTTAGAACCCGAAAACTAG